The stretch of DNA TCTATTAAGCAACCTGTTCAAGAAACTCAAGCTTATTCGGAAGCCAAACAATATTACGATGATGCAATCAAAGACTTTAAAGAAGCTATTCGTTACAATCCAAATCTTGACAGTTTAGAATATGCGAGAGCCTTTCGCGTCCGAGGTTATATCTCTTCCCGTCTAGGAAAACCTCAACAAGCTATTCAAGACTTTAATCAGTCTCTTTATGTAGACAACAAATATGCTCCTGCTTATTTTGCTCGTGGTTGTGTTCGTGCTGAAAGTGGAGATTATCAAAAAGCAATTGAAGATTATAATTTAGCAATTCGTTACGGGAAAGGTAAAGATCGAGAACGGACTCTAGCAATTCGCCAAGATCGCAATTCCGATTTTGACAAAGCGGAAAGTTACTATCATCGCGGACAAGCTTATGCCAAACTAAAGCAATATCAGAAGGCAGTTCAAGATTATACTGAAGCAGTGGAAAAATATCATTTACCCCAAGTAAAAGCAGCAAAATATCATTATGCGAGGGGAGATGCTTTTTATGCTTTGAAAGACTATCAACAAGCCAAACAAGATTATACTAAATACTTGAGTTACAATGCTGATGCTCCAGGTTATCGTGAAGGAAATCAAATAGCTGAAGCATATCGTAAAAGGGCTGATGTTCGTTTTGAGTTAGGAGAAACACAAGGCGCAATTGAAGATTTCAACTATTATGCTGAAGTTACTGGAGATCCACAAACGGCAGAAGTTTACTTCAAACTGCGTAATGCTTCTTTGAATGTGAGCGATCGCTAAAGCTCGGTAAATTGTATTAATAATATTCAAGTAGGGATAATTCATGAATTATCCCTACAGATGGTTTATTTGTATATTTAATTATTTATTATTTTTGCTCTAAATTTTTCTTCCTACATCTTTCCAAAATTGGATTTCTTGACGATCTATTTTTCCTTGAGGGTTTTCTAGGTCTTGATGCCAATTTAGAGGATTATTAATAATATATGTACGAATTATATTTAAGGCTGTTTCATCTCGAATAATATGCTCATAATAATTAGATTGCCATAAGGAAACTCGAACTGCTTGACGAATTTGATTGATTTGTTTAGCAGAATTCATTTTGAAATAACCGATCGCTTTGGGTAATAACATTCTCCGTCGTTCTTTGATAGATAATTCTGCCGATGATTTTTGTAGAGATAATTCATGAATTGTCTCTAGGGAGTTGATGATAATAATGCCATGTATATGATTGGGCATTACTACAAATTCATCTAATTCAATCTGTTCATATCTAGTTGATAAAGAAGACCAAATATTAGTAATAATTTGTCCAAATTCATTCAAAATTACTTGACTATCGTGTACTTTACCAAGTAAACATTCTCTATTTTTAATACAAATAGTAATAAAATAAGCACCATTGGCAGAATAATCATATTTAGGCAATCTTAATGATTTGCGGTTTTTATAAATATTGTTCATTTTCAGACATAAAAACAGTAGGGATAATTCATGAATTATCCCTACTTAGATTACCCCTTGTTGGAAATTAAGCTAACATCTCAACTGGCACACGTTTCAAGCTTAAACGTTCATCTTCAACATCCACAAAGATGGTGTCTCCGCCTTTAAATTCGCCTCGTAAAATCGATTTAGCGATCGCAGTTTCTAAGTATCTTTGAATTGCCCGTTTTAATGGTCTAGCACCGTATACTGGATCGTAACCGAGTTCGGCTAAGAAATCTAAGGCTGCTTCGGACATCTTCAAGGATAGTTTTTGTTCATCTAAACGATCTTCGAGACGTTTGATTTGAATCTTGACGATGTTACGTAATTGCGCTTTTTGTAAGCCGTGGAAGATAATAATCTCATCGATACGGTTGAGGAATTCAGGACGGAAGTTATTCCGCATTGCATCCATCACGCGCGATCGCATTTCTTCATAACGGTTATCATCGCCAGCTACATCGAGGATGTATTGAGAACCAATATTACTGGTCATAATGATGATAGTATTCTTGAAATCTACCGTACGACCCTGAGAATCAGTAAGCCTGCCATCATCGAGGATTTGTAGCATAATGTTGAAGACATCGTTGTGTGCCTTTTCAATCTCATCAAAGAGAATGACGGAATAGGGACGACGGCGAATTGCTTCGGTTAATTGTCCACCTTCTTCATAACCCACATATCCAGGAGGTGCGCCGATGAGACGGGAAACGGTGTGTTTCTCCATATATTCGGACATATCGATCCGTACCAAAGCTTCTTCACTATCAAAGAGAGTAACAGCTAAAGCTTTAGCTAGTTCCGTTTTACCTACTCCAGTGGGACCAAGGAAAATAAAGCTAGCAGTAGGACGTTCGGGATCGGCTAAACCAGCGCGAGAACGTTGAATAGCATCCGCTACCGCAATGACAGCTTCATCCTGTCCAATTACTCGTTGATGTAATTCGTCTTCGAGATGGAGAAGTTTTTCTTTTTCAGATTCGACTAACTTACTAATTGGGATACCAGTCCATTTAGAAATAATTTCAGCAATATCCGCTTCCGTTACTTCTTCTCTGAGCATATTGCGACCAGTAGTTTGTCTTTCTGCAAGCTTACTTTCAATTTCTCTAATTTGTCTTTGTAAGTCAGTTAGTTTCCCATAGCGTAATTCCGCAGCGCGATTGAGGTCGTAATCCCGTTCCGCTTGTTGAATTTCGAGGTTAACTCGGTCAATTTCTTCCTTAAGCGTGCGAATTTGGTCGATAACTTCTTTTTCTGACTGCCATTGCGCGTTTAATTCTGATTGCTCTTCTTTAAGATTGGCTAGTTCTTTTTCCAATTTTTCCAATCTTTCTCGTGAAAGGATGTCATCTTCTTTTTGTAAAGATAACCGTTCCATTTCTAATTGGAGAATTTTACGGTCTATTTCATCTAATTCCTCTGGTTTAGAGGTAATTTCCATCTTTAACTTCGCAGCAGCCTCGTCTACTAAGTCAATCGCCTTATCTGGTAAAAAGCGATCGCTGATGTAACGATTAGAAAGAGTAGCAGCAGCAACTAAGGAAGTGTCGGAAATTTTGACCCCGTGGTGAACTTCATAGCGTTCTTTCAATCCTCTTAGAATCGAAATAGTATCAATTACATTGGGTTCGTCTACTAGTACAGATTGGAAACGTCTTTCTAAGGCAGCATCCTTTTCAATATACTTGCGATACTCATCCAAAGTAGTCGCACCAATACAGCGCAATTCACCCCTAGCTAACATCGGTTTGAGTAAATTACCTGCATCCATCGCCCCTTGAGTCGCACCTGCACCTACTACGGTATGAATCTCATCAATAAACATGATAATATTACCTTCCGACTCTGTAACTTCCTTAAGCACAGCTTTGAGTCTTTCTTCAAATTCACCGCGATATTTTGCCCCTGCAATCAATGCACCCATATCCAAAGCGATTAATTTGCGATCGCGTAATGACTCAGGTACATCACGGTTGACAATTCTCTGTGCCAATCCCTCTACAATAGCAGTCTTACCTACCCCAGGTTCACCAATTAACACGGGGTTATTTTTAGTACGACGGGAAAGGATTTGAATGGTACGACGAATTTCTTCATCCCTACCAATGACAGGATCGAGTTTACCTTGTCTTGCTAGTTGGGTTAATTCTCTACCATACTTTTCTAGAGATTGATACTTGCCTTCAGGATTTTGATCGGTAACTTTTTGACTACCTCTCACATCTTGAATAATTTCCCTCAGTTTATTTTCGCTCAGTCCAAACTCTTGAAATAACTTTCTACCCAAGCGATCGTCTTTGGCATAAGCTAAGAGTAGATGTTCGATGGAAATATATTCATCGCCGAATTCCTTACGATGATTTTCCGCCCGATCTAAAAGAGTATCTAAACTACGTCCCAGATAAACCGACTCTCCTAGATTAGATACCTTCGGTTGGCGATTGATAAACTCATCGGTTTTATCCCGCACTCGTTGAACACTAATATTAGCCTTGTTGAAGATACTATTGGCTAATCCTTCCTCTTCGATTAGTGCTTTGAGTAAATGTTCGCTTTCAATTTGTTGATGTTTATTTTCTTTAGCAATGTCGGGAGTCCGAACAATTGCTTGCCAGGCTTTTTCAGTAAATTTTTGTGGGTTGGTTGGTTGCATATTTTCGATCTCAGTTAGGAAATAAAATATTAGTTTTGATAGTTGCTGTTGATTAGTTCTACTGGAGAATCAAACAAATCCCTGAAGATACTGAGGATTGTTCCAGTTTAGATTATTTGATGAATAGCTAATCAGTTATTTAGTTAATTTTTATGGTCTTTAATGATATTGTAGTGATTTTGGTGCAAAGTAACGGGTAGGAAACCACCACAGCAACATTCTGGTTTTCCCGATTTAGATTTTGAACCCAAATTCTATCAACTCATGAACTATTTCTGATGCCAATTCAATTTTGGTTTTATATATATCTTCTGGTTTTAGCAGCAATATCGATCTATGATGGAAACTGTCGGGGCAGGCGATCGCTTTAAATGTTTGAGAATCTGTAATTCTACATCCATTTTACTGTCTGGCTTCTAGCCAACGATAGTCAAGTTCCTCTTAATTTTAATTCTCGGAGAATGACAAAAGAGGGTTAATCAAAAACTTCGCGAATTTTTTCTACTAGTATCAATATTTTTAATTTATTATTGAGGTAAAAAAATAGCATAAAACAAATAATAATTACAACAATTATAAATACATGATTGATGAAGGATATATTAAATATCAATGCAATTTAATTAATCGTACTTCAATTTCTTCTACAGAAATTATCGAATTAAATCACTGGCGTCATCAATTATATCAGTTAAATTTAATTGGTCAGTATGATATATGATAATGGAATTGGTTTTGGTAATCTGAGCATTCGTAATCCTCAACCCAAAAACTATAATTCACTTATTATTTCTGGGACACAAACAGGCAATCTTCCTCATCTCAATCCAGAACACTATACTAAAGTTGTTGAGTTTGATTGGAAAAAAAACTCAGTTACTTGTATTGGTTTAATTCAAGCTTCATCTGAAACTTTAACTCATGCTGCTATTTATGTAGCTAATCAAGATATCAATGCCGTAATTCACGTTCATCATCGTCAACTTTGGCAACAACTTATTAATCAAGTATCTACAACTGATCAAAATTGTGCTTTTGGTACACCAGAAATGGCAGGGGAAATTATGAAATTGTGTGAACAAGACTTAACTAAAAAGCAAAAAATTATTATTATGAGCGGTCATGAAGAGGGGATTATTACCTTTGGTAGAAATTTAAATGAAGCTGGCAAAGTTTTACTAAATTTTTACAATCAGCTATAAGTTAATTAAAATTTTTGAGCAAAAACCACGCGATCGCTATAAAATAGAAACAAATATTACAATTTAATACTTAAATCTTATTAGTCACTATTAAAACATAGTATATAGTCTTTCTCGCTCTTGGTGAGGTACACCATTACCAGTTACTAATTACTAATTACTAATTACTAATTATGAGGGATGAATAATCAACCATTAACATAAGCGAAGCGCAATACCGTAGGTCTCAACTATCAACGCTCTACCAGGAAAATGAACTGTATCTCATTAATCTGAGAACTGCTACATCAAAGTTTGTTTTTTGATTTCTGTACCTGATTAACATTTAAATTTTGTTCTTTTAAATACAATTTAACTTCAAATATTCAGTTAATTATTTTGGAGAGATAATCTTATCATTCAGGATCAATCTGTTTTTTTGAGCTAAATCTATCAAAAGTTATTCTGTTAATAATTTTTTTTTCATACCTTTGGTAGTTTTATCGTTCATTTAGGGAATGTTAAAGATAAAGAATCCTGATTCTCCGAAATTAAAACTAACTGATTAGGAAAATCAATCATTTAAGTTGTTGTTTTAATCCTGAGTTAAAAGCGTGTTATGTCGTATAATTTTGAAATCGTTGGGATCACACCTATTTTAACCTTTTTTAACTATCAACAAGAAGTAGAAGTTAGCCCGAAAAGAAGTAAAACTTATTTAGGTAGTTATCAATGTACTCTCGATTCTTTTATTGAATCTACTAACATAATTCCCAAAAAACCAGAATGGGATTGGGATGAGGTTATTGAAACTATGGTTAATTTTTGGCTCAAGCATGAAGATATTATTCGTCATTGGAAACTTGAATTTGATCGTTGCGAACAAAACAATTTATTAGTAGCTAGAGTAGCTAATTTGAATTGTTTACGAGCAGAATTGGAACAAATTTTTGGGAATTAAAAATTACAGATTACTCTGCTACGGTGCTTATTAAGGTATCAATGGTGAAATTCAATTCTCCGCTTAAGTTCCTGATAAGTATCTAAATAGAATTAATTGTATATTTTTGAGTTTGAGAAATTGATGGTTTTTCCAGATGCGAGGCAGGAGACTTCCCCAAAGTTACTGCGTCACAGCACCTCCAGTAGAAAGTAAAAAGCGCTTAGACGTGTCGGCACACGTCTGTATAAAAGTAAGAAGTGAGAACTGCTATAACTGTGGAATACCTTAATGAGTAACCTCAAAATTTTTCTTAGAAAAAAAGTGTTGACAGTCACAAAAATATTAGTTATATTTAGAAACGTTGCAAGTCCGTAAGCCCCCATCGTCTAGTGGCCTAGGACACCTCCCTTTCACGGAGGCGACAGGGATTCGAATTCCCTTGGGGGTATTAAATAAAATATTGAATCAAAGATTTGGCTCAACCTTAAAATGATGTTATTGAGATTGAATTTAAGGGAACTATAACAATAAAGAAAAACTTAAATCAATTCCCTTTCAATAAATCACTACATTAAGTAAAATAATGGGTCAATTTTTGAAACAAACCTTTGCTAGTCTGATTGGTAGCCTAGCTGGATTACTTCTTTTTTCTGGTTTGGGAATTAGTGGACTAGTTTGGTTACTAATTACGGCTACTTTACCTGAAAAAGAGTTACCAATACAAGCTAAATCAATCTTGGTGTTTGATCTTGCTACAGAGATTAGAGATTCACAACTTCCTACTAATTTGCAACAAGCGATCGCAGGAGAACGTCAAAATACGATGACTCTGCGCCAAGTTCTAGAATCTCTTGAGCAAGCAACCAAAGATTCACAGATTGTTGGTCTTTTTTTAGATGGTAGCAAAGAAGGAATTGGGGATAGTGGTTATGCAACCTTAGCTGAAGTTAGAACTGCTTTAGAGAAGTTTCGTAATCATGGCAAAAAAATTATTGCTTATGATGTTAGCTGGAGTGAGAAAGAATATTATCTTGCTTCGGTGGCGGATGAAGTGATTTTAAACCCGATGGGAATAATTGAACTGAACGGTTTAAGTTCTCAACAAATATTTTTCAAAGAAGCTTTAGAAAAGTATGGCATTGGGATTCAGATTATTCGCGTCGGAGATTATAAAGGGGCGGTTGAACCTTATACTAGAACCAATTTTAGTTCTGAAAATCGCCAACAAACCCAAGCTTTATTATCTAATATTTGGCAAAAATTTCTAACTAATGTTGGGGAGAGTCGCAAGATTACGCCTCAACAGTTACAAACTATTGCTGACAAACAAGGTTTGGTTAATCCAGAAGAAGCAAAACAATCAGGATTAATCGATCGCGTTGCTTACTATGATAATGTTGTTGCACAGCTAAGAAAATTAACGGGTGAAAAAGGCGAACAAGAACTATCTTTTAGACAAGTTAGTTTAAATAGTTATCTTGCCAAAAATATTGTAACTACAAAAGAGGATGTTTCTCAACCTCAAATTGCAGTAATTTATGCTGAAGGTTCAATTGTAGGTGGAAAAGGAAGCATTGAACAAATTGGTAGCGATCGCTTTGTGAAAGATTTACGTCAATTACGGGAAAATCCTAATGTCAAGGCGATTGTGTTACGAATTAATAGCCCTGGTGGTAGTGCTACTGCTTCAGAGATTATTTTACGAGAAATTATCTTGACTAAAGCCAAAAAACCAATCATTGTCTCAATGGGAAACATGGCAGCTTCTGGTGGTTATTGGATCTCTACTGGTGCTAGTCAAATTTTTGCTGAAGAAAACACGATTACTGGTTCGATTGGTGTGTTTGGTTTATTACCCAACATTCAAAAAATTGCTAATAATCATGGTATTACTTGGGATACAGTTAAAACTGGACGTTTTGCTGATACAGATTCCCCTATTCGTCCTAAAACTAATCAGGAATTAGCTATTTATCAAAAATCGGTTAATCAGACTTACGATCTGTTTTTAAATAAAGTAATCGAACACCGTCATCTTTCTCGTGAAAAAGTTCAAGCAATTGCCCAAGGTAAGATTTGGTCAGGTACAGAAGCTCATAAAATTGGGTTAGTAGATCGCATTGGTGGTTTAGAAGACGCGATCGCTTGTGCAGCCGAAACAGCTAAACTAGGAAATAATTGGCAATTACAAGAATATCCTCAACAACGAAATATAGAAACAGAAATTTTGGATAGATTACTAAAAGTCCAAACCTCAGAACAATTAACTTCTCTTGACCCGATTACCGTTGAATTTCTCAAGTTTAAACAAGATTTAGCCGATTTTCAAACTTTGAGCGACCCAAAAGGGATTTATGCGAGATTACCATTTAATTTTGATTTTGATTAAACTAGGTTTACTTCATAACCTAAATTAAAACAGCAATGAATTGGTTAGCTCATCTTTTATTAGCCAAACCTGATATCGAAAGTAGGTTAGGTAATCTGTTAGGAGATTTGGTTAAAGGTAGAGAAAGACAAAATTTACCCAAACAGTTTCAACTAGGACTTCAATGCCATCAAGCGATCGATTGCTATACAGATAATCATTGGATTGTGAAACGAAGTAAACAAAGAATCCAAGCTAATTATGGTCGGTTTGCTGGTATTTTAGTAGATGTTTTTTATGACTATATCTTAGCTCAAAATTGGTATAACTATTCCGCTCTATCTTTGTCTGATTTTACTATTCAAGTTTATAGTTCTTTTACTCATTATTTAGCTCAAGTTCCGCCAAGAGCTAGTCTAGTTATTAATAAGATGATTGAAGAAGATTGGTTGGGTTCTTATCAAACTTGGTTAGGA from Stanieria cyanosphaera PCC 7437 encodes:
- the clpB gene encoding ATP-dependent chaperone ClpB, with the protein product MQPTNPQKFTEKAWQAIVRTPDIAKENKHQQIESEHLLKALIEEEGLANSIFNKANISVQRVRDKTDEFINRQPKVSNLGESVYLGRSLDTLLDRAENHRKEFGDEYISIEHLLLAYAKDDRLGRKLFQEFGLSENKLREIIQDVRGSQKVTDQNPEGKYQSLEKYGRELTQLARQGKLDPVIGRDEEIRRTIQILSRRTKNNPVLIGEPGVGKTAIVEGLAQRIVNRDVPESLRDRKLIALDMGALIAGAKYRGEFEERLKAVLKEVTESEGNIIMFIDEIHTVVGAGATQGAMDAGNLLKPMLARGELRCIGATTLDEYRKYIEKDAALERRFQSVLVDEPNVIDTISILRGLKERYEVHHGVKISDTSLVAAATLSNRYISDRFLPDKAIDLVDEAAAKLKMEITSKPEELDEIDRKILQLEMERLSLQKEDDILSRERLEKLEKELANLKEEQSELNAQWQSEKEVIDQIRTLKEEIDRVNLEIQQAERDYDLNRAAELRYGKLTDLQRQIREIESKLAERQTTGRNMLREEVTEADIAEIISKWTGIPISKLVESEKEKLLHLEDELHQRVIGQDEAVIAVADAIQRSRAGLADPERPTASFIFLGPTGVGKTELAKALAVTLFDSEEALVRIDMSEYMEKHTVSRLIGAPPGYVGYEEGGQLTEAIRRRPYSVILFDEIEKAHNDVFNIMLQILDDGRLTDSQGRTVDFKNTIIIMTSNIGSQYILDVAGDDNRYEEMRSRVMDAMRNNFRPEFLNRIDEIIIFHGLQKAQLRNIVKIQIKRLEDRLDEQKLSLKMSEAALDFLAELGYDPVYGARPLKRAIQRYLETAIAKSILRGEFKGGDTIFVDVEDERLSLKRVPVEMLA
- the sppA gene encoding signal peptide peptidase SppA translates to MGQFLKQTFASLIGSLAGLLLFSGLGISGLVWLLITATLPEKELPIQAKSILVFDLATEIRDSQLPTNLQQAIAGERQNTMTLRQVLESLEQATKDSQIVGLFLDGSKEGIGDSGYATLAEVRTALEKFRNHGKKIIAYDVSWSEKEYYLASVADEVILNPMGIIELNGLSSQQIFFKEALEKYGIGIQIIRVGDYKGAVEPYTRTNFSSENRQQTQALLSNIWQKFLTNVGESRKITPQQLQTIADKQGLVNPEEAKQSGLIDRVAYYDNVVAQLRKLTGEKGEQELSFRQVSLNSYLAKNIVTTKEDVSQPQIAVIYAEGSIVGGKGSIEQIGSDRFVKDLRQLRENPNVKAIVLRINSPGGSATASEIILREIILTKAKKPIIVSMGNMAASGGYWISTGASQIFAEENTITGSIGVFGLLPNIQKIANNHGITWDTVKTGRFADTDSPIRPKTNQELAIYQKSVNQTYDLFLNKVIEHRHLSREKVQAIAQGKIWSGTEAHKIGLVDRIGGLEDAIACAAETAKLGNNWQLQEYPQQRNIETEILDRLLKVQTSEQLTSLDPITVEFLKFKQDLADFQTLSDPKGIYARLPFNFDFD
- a CDS encoding acyl carrier protein phosphodiesterase, producing MNWLAHLLLAKPDIESRLGNLLGDLVKGRERQNLPKQFQLGLQCHQAIDCYTDNHWIVKRSKQRIQANYGRFAGILVDVFYDYILAQNWYNYSALSLSDFTIQVYSSFTHYLAQVPPRASLVINKMIEEDWLGSYQTWLGIEHTLQRISWRITRRTNCYCNLTPALNEFRQQYFEFEQDFGEFFPQLTRHIQNWNLSH
- a CDS encoding transposase, with the translated sequence MNNIYKNRKSLRLPKYDYSANGAYFITICIKNRECLLGKVHDSQVILNEFGQIITNIWSSLSTRYEQIELDEFVVMPNHIHGIIIINSLETIHELSLQKSSAELSIKERRRMLLPKAIGYFKMNSAKQINQIRQAVRVSLWQSNYYEHIIRDETALNIIRTYIINNPLNWHQDLENPQGKIDRQEIQFWKDVGRKI